The genomic DNA ACCAGGAACGGCTCCGCCACGGCATCCGCGGGGTCCCAGGCCCTCGTGAGGACGTAGGCGCCAAGCCTCAGGGCCCTCTCAGCAGCTATGGACTTCAGCTCCTCAAGGTTTGCGTCGGGGTCTAGGGAGGACGACCTGTACCTCTCGGGCATAAGCAGCAGCACTGCTTCGGCGGCAGCTACGACCCCAGGCCTCTCATAGGCCTCGTCAAGGCTTAAGACCAGGGGGCCTCCCCTGAGCAGCCATGAGTCTAGCTCTTGCCCTGCGCTAAGGCTTCCACCGCCCCTCGAGAGGACCTTGGCCAAGAGCCGGTTGGGGGTTATGACGAGAAGCCTCCTGCCCTGTGACAACGCTTTGACGGTCCACGCGATGGACCTCAGGGCCTCCAGGCCCCCCTCAGCCCCAAGGGGTATCGTCTTGACCTTACCCTTGGGCGCCGCGGCCTTCGACGCAAGGCCCTCGTAAGCTCCGTCACGTGAGGCCTCGCAGGTGACGCCAAGGGACTTGAGCAGCTTGACTTCGTCAGCCGGAGGCCCTGATGAGAGGCACTCCTTGACGGGCCTGACGCAGTCCACCTCGACCTCATTAACGTCCACGGGCCCTGGGAGACACCTTAGGTCCCACGGCTCGACCTGGTCCCCTGGGGAGGGCGGCTCAGGGTTAACTACAATAGAGGACCTCACGGCCGTCTCCAGCTGCCTTCCGTGAGCTAAGCTCGGGGCCTGCCTCAGGACCCTTAACGGGTCTCCCCCTCTGAGGGCCAGCGACGTAAGCGAGGCCACGGTCACGTAGTCCGCAGCGCTGTCAAGCGCCTTGCTCAGGTCTAACCTGAAGGACCTCCAGAGCCTGGCCAGGGCCCTGGGCCTGTCAGTGACCAATATGGCCCTGGGTGCGCTAGACAGCCCTGGCAACTCGTGTACGAGGGCCAGGGCCCACGCCTCCCTGACGGTCTCAGGGAGCCTCCTCCACTCCACCCTGGCCCTCGCTAGGACGTCCGCAGCGACCTTAGCTATGGCAAGCACGGCCTCGGGCGGGCTCGCCGAGGGGCTGACGCCAAGCGCGTACATAAGGGCCGGTAACGTCGGCTCTACGTCAGGGAACGCCACCTCTGCCAGGGCCTTTACGTCTATGAACCCCCTTAGGCCGCAGCCCCACGACAATAGGACCTCGGCGCCGCTCAGCGAAGCTATCCTCTCGAGAAGCTCGTGTACGGGGGGTGACCTCCACCTGGCCTCGGGAGGGGGCATCCTGACTACAACGCCGTCGACGTAGACCTCCGCCTCGTCGCCTGCGCAGAACGCCGACATGACAAGGGATGACCTTGACAGCCTGGGCGCCTCACCCAACAGCGCCGCCGCCCTGGCCTCCCACTTCGGCTCGCCCAGGGCCAGGAGGCCAGCCCTTGACCTGACCACCGCCTCCGTTGAGACCGGGCACCTCAGCACGTGGGCCATGTAAATTACGTCCTCGTAGAGGCCTAAGCCGGCCAGCTCCTGTGACATACTCACGGAGTCCCTAGGGCATGACCTGAGGGACCTGACCAACGAAGATATTTCGGTAGGCCGCACCTGCCGCCTCAGGGCGTAAGACAATAGCCCCTCAGGAGTGACGCCGAGGCCCTTCATCAGCGTCAGCGAGAGCCTGGCCACTGCCGTCCTGAGCCTCTCGCCAACCTTGCCTCTGACCTCTCGTCCTTCCGTCCCGGGCCCCAGTTTAATGTCAAAGGCCAATTATTAAGGGGGGAGAAGGGCGAAAGTTACACAAAGGGCCCTAAGGGAAAAATCCTCGCCCTTCAGGGCAGGAGGATCAGCCGCTAAACGTCAACAACTACGACCATTCCGTCCATGAGAAACCTGTAGAGCTTCCTGACCGTTGACTCCTTCAGGTTGACGACGTTGGCCACGTCAGTCTGGCTGACCTCATAGCCGTTGAGCCTCGCCACCAGGTAGACGGCGGCCGCCGCTAGCGCCTCAGGCTTCTTGCCGTACGGTGTCTTCCCAGCCACGCCAAGCGACTTCCTGACGAAGTCAAGGGCTTGCGTGCTAAGGCTCTGAGGCAGGTTGAGGGCTGAGAGTATCCTGAGCGTGTAGGTTAAGGTTCTCTCCAGGACCCTGTCAGTGGAGTTGCGGTACTTGTCGGCCTCAACGTACTTCAGTACGTCGAGCGCCCCTGTCTCGTTAAGCTTCCTCATCCCTTCCCAGAGGTCATTATCGTCGATCTCAAAGTACGCCTTTATCTCACCCTTAGATATGCCCAGGTTCAGGACCTCCACGACCTTCTCCAGAGCTGCCGCCAGAACCTGGGTCTTCTCGCGCCCGCTGAACCTCTTGACCTTTTCAGTGTACCTGTGCAGGATGGTCCCGAGCAGGTTCTGGGCGCTCTGAGGCAGCTCAAAGTGGCTGGCGACCTCGTTTGCCCTGACGAACAGCTCGACGGCCGCGTTCTCGCCCTTCATTATCGGGTGAGGCCCTGAGAACCTCGTCCTAATTGGCCTGATCCTGTTAAGCACGGACCTGCCCCTGTTCATCACGAACCTGTGGACGCCAACCCCGTAGTCATGCATTAGGGGGTCATTGGTCAGGCTCGCCCTCTCAAGCCCCTTCACGCCGCTTCCTGAGAAGAACCTCCACTCAGGGCCATCTGATATTAGCGAGTCCTCCATTACGTAAGCGCAGACGGGACAGACCAGCCTGCCATCGTCCTCGATCATCTCGGCTCCGCACCGCGGACACCTGGTCAAGAGAGCTCACCTCCTGCGTCTACCTCGGCTGGGCGGGCTGGGCCTAAGGGCCACGTACAGCTCTTCGTCCCCACGGACCTCAACGCCTGGGTCAAGCCTAACCACAACATATGGTGACCTGACGCCCCCAATCACGTCATAGGTCGTCCCGACCCTCCTTCCGTCGCCCGTGAGGACCACAAGCCCCCTCCTGAAGCCCCTAGGGTCAAGGTCTCCTACTCTAAGCACGAGCAGACTCCTTGGCGTCGACCTAATGGGTCCAAGCCTCACAAGCCTAACCCTAGGGGCTATCGTGCCCACCCAGCCGGCGCGCTCTCCCTGGGCCCATCGCTATAAAAGCGGACTCACGCCCATTTTCGGCCTGAGAGGCAGTTGAAAGGCCTGAAGGACCTATTTGATTAACTTGGCCTACTTATCACTACCTCAACAAAGGTATACAAATTAGAGCTTTCTATTACGCTATACAATGCTTTGCTAAATAAAAATTTAAAATTATGCCGGCGCTTACAGAGTGCACGGGAAAGACCGTGAATAAGGAGCGTCTGGCGGGCTACCTGACTACCATAGGTGTGGTTCAGTTCCTCCTGTTGCTTATAGTCGCCGAGGCGATATACCCAGGCTACAGCGTCTCCCATAACTACATAAGCGACCTGGGTAACCCTAGCTACGAGCCTACGACGCCTCACGCCGCTATCTTCAACAGCTCGGTCGGCCTCCTTGGCGTGCTACTGATGGTAGCTGGGGCCCTCTTCCTGACGCTGAGGCCGAGGCTTGACAAGGTCCTCGGCGCCATGGTCTTCCTAGCGGGCCTCGGAGCCCTTGGCGTCGGCCTCTTCCCTGAGGGCTCGCCGTACCACCTGCACACCGTATTCTCCCTCATAACGTTCCTCTTCGCCTCGCTCTCGTCCTACCCGGCCTCGGTGAGGAGGAGGGGAGGCAGTCCGCTCTGGGGGATCCTCGGGACCATAGGCCTCATAGCCCTGGTCCTCTTTGTGATGGGCTACTACGCGGGCCTCGGCTGGGGAGGCATGGAGAGACTCATAGTCTACCCTAACCTCGCGTGGGCCCTCGGGTTCGGGGCCTCGCTGGCGACGGCCGAGGCTGGCCGCGCTAGCCCTTAAGTAGGTCAGCCAGGTCCTGAAGGGCTTTTTCGCTGGCCCTCCCAACTACTGGGTCCCCGTGGCCTGGCAAAAGGACGTCAAACTTAAGCGAGAGAAGCTTCCTCACCGACGCTATGGCCTGCCTCACGTCGGCTGTGTACTGGGGCGGCGGGCCCTGAACCCTCCCCTCGCGGACGTTAAGCGTGTCACCCGAGAAGAGCAGGGCCCCGTCGTAGAGTGCTATAGAGCCCGGTGTGTGGCCCGGTATATGGATGACCCTGAGGCCCGCTACCTCGTCCCCGTCCTTCAGGAGGAAGTCAGGCCTCACGGGCTTGAAGAACCTATAGGCCTCTAACGCCTCCCTCGGCGCCTCCTTTGGGAAGGGCGGGGGCTGGAGGCCCTGGAGGTAAGGCGCGTCGGCCTCGTGAACGTATACCTTAGCCCCAGTGGCGGCCCTCAGCTCCTTGGCGCTCCCAGAGTGGTCCAAGTGGAAGTGCGTTAGGACTATAGCGTCAACCGATGAAGGTGAGAGCCCTGCGCTTTGAAGGGAGTTAAGGATGGCCTGGGCCTTGCCAGGTATCCCGGTGTCAACTATTACAGCCCTTCCTCCCCTCACGACAACGTAGGCGTTGCCATAGGTCTCAGGTATCAGGACCCTGTAGACCCCGCTGACAACCTGGGACAAGCCGACTCCCCTTCTGGATAGTATAGGCCTCCTTTATAACAATATTCTGAGTATTTGTCACGCCAAGGCGAAGTCGCTGCCAGCTGTTAAGGCCGTGAGCCTCACAACCTTATGTGACGCCACCCCTACTAGAACCCTGGAAGGTCCGTCCAAGGCAGCGGCGCACGCGACCTGGCCAAGGGCCTCCCCCCTTAACTTCCCCTGCCCATCATCAGCTGTGTTAGGGGTCTGCCTTGTGGTTCAGCATTGGCGTGGTTTACCTCGCCGCTATCTCGCTCGCTGACTTCGCTATGTTCAACTACCTGGGCTTCAACCCAAGGGTTAGCGACGTAGAGTTCTCAGTAATAAGCGGCCTCTGGAGCGTCGTCTTCATACTCTCTAACGGGCTGCTGGGCAGGTTAGCCGATCGCGGCGACCACAGGGGGCTGGCGATGATCTCGGCCATCAGCATCTCCGTTGCCCTGCTCCTCTTCGGCCTCTTCCACGGGTCAGTCTTAATCATAGGGCTTGCCTACCTCGTTCACGCAGTCTCTTCAGCCTCCGCTAACCTCGCGTTTTCAACAAGTATAGTTGAGCTCACGCCGGGCCACTCGTGGAGCCTTAGGTCCGCTGAGCAGAGGGTGGGGCTTCAGGTAATCAGGGGCCTCTCGCTGCTCGTCATAGCGATCCTGACGCCACTCATCGGCGAGTACGGGCCGATCATAGCGGTGTTGGCCGCGGCGACAGCGCTGGGGCTCGCGTTCGTCTCAAGCCTGCCCCCCTCAGTGACGTTGCTTGAGAGGAGGCTTCAGAGGGTCTTCACAAGCCTGTCAGGCCTGGGCCTCTACAACGCCTCCGTGGCGGCGCTGATAGGGGGCAGATACGGCATAATTTACGAGGCCTCCTCAGCCGCGAGGAAGGTCAGGGCCTCGCCCGTCACGATCGCGGCCTCGGCGGCCCTTGCGGCCTTCGTTGGTGACTACTACATGACAGCGCTCCCCCTTTACCTTCGCTCGGAGAGCATGACCTTCAGCCAGTACGCCATGGCCTTTGGCGTTGCGGGCCTCGCGGCCGCCGCCCTCATGGTCCTAGCCGAGGCCTACAGCGCTAGCGCTGCCATAGTTGCGACGCTCATAGTCACGAGGGGGCTGTGGATGGCCTTTGCGCTGTATTTTGTAAAGGGACTGGCGGACCTAGCCCTCTATATCGTGGTCTCGCTGGTGCTCTTCGCGTCCATAGAGCTGACCCTCTACAAGCTCTTCCTAAGCTACGGCCTCGGGTATAAAGTTTACACATACGCTGTCCTCAAGGAGCTGGGCTCCATGATGGGCTCATTCCTGGGCGGGCCGGCCCTGTTGGCAGGACCTTACGCCTTCTGGGGTCTCCCCCTGGCTGTAACGGCCGCGGCCGCCGGCCTCCTGATAGCGGCCACTAGGTAACTTTTAAAGCCAAAGAGCCTTCACCGAAGCAGCGCAGAGCTTGACTCAACCGAACCTTGCTGTTCAGCTGAGCGCTGCTGCGCTGTTAACGCTCTGGGTCTACTACGTAACCTCAGGCATCTCCAGGAGGTACTACGAGTCGGCGCTAAGGGCCGTGAAGGACGAGGGCATGGCTAGGTACCTCACAAGGAAACTCGTTCACATACTGGCCGGCGGCGTGCCCGCCGCCCTGACGCCCCTGCTCTTCAACAGCCCGGTGTACCCGGTCTCGATGGCAGCCCTGGCGACGGCCTACGTGGCCCTCAGGAGGAGGCTTAGGCCAATGAGGTGGTTCCAGGAGCCCGGCAACAGAAACGAGGTAACGTTCTCAGCCATGTGGGGGGTCGCTATGCTGCTCTCCTGGCTCCTTACAGGGAACCTCATAGCGGGGTCCATAGCGGCCCTCTACATGTCGTTAGGTGACGGCGTTACCGGCGTGGTCAGGTCTCGCCATGGGAGGAGGGAGAAGATGTGGGATGGCACTCTTGCCATGCTGGCCGTCTGCTCAGTCCTTGGCCTGGCGGGGGCCGGGGCCGCAGGGCTGGCCTCAGCTGTGGCCTCGTCGCTCGTGGAGAGGCTCAGGGCAATAGATGATAACGTGACCGTCCCCCTCACGGCCGTTATCATAGTAGCTGTTTTCAGGCTCCTGGCGCCCTGGCTCGCCATGCCTGTTAGGCTCTCCTTGCCTTAGCGGCTCGCGGTCCTGAACGTTGCTTCAGGCCTTTGCTTGGTAACCCGCTCTCTCCACTATAAGCTCGGCCTGGCTACGGTCACTGGGACCCCCGTGCTCAGGGCTGGCTGCTGTGGATGGTGCATGGGCAGGTCCTCCTACTACAGGGCCTTCAACGCCGTTGAGCTCCAGGACACCTTTTACGACAGGCCTGATCCTGAGAGGCTCTCAAAGCTTAGGTCCGAGGCCCCTGAGGGCTTCGCCTTCACCATGAAGGCCTGGCAGGCCATAACCCACCCGCTCAGCTCGCCCACCTGGAGGAGGTCCAAGTGGAGGCCGCCAGCCGAGCTAGCTGACAGATACGGCAACCTGAGAACCACAAAGGAGAACCTCGAGGCCTGGGACGTAGTGGTCAAGGCTGCGAGGGCGCTGGGGGCCAAGGTCGTAGTCGTCCAGACCTCCCCTGGCTTCGGCTTCAGCGAGGAGAACGCCAGGCAGGCAAGGGAGTTCTTCAGGACTGTTGCCTCAAGGGACTTCGTCATCGGCTGGGAGCCCAGGGGCACGTGGAGGGAGAGGCCCGAGGAGGTCCTGAAGGTCATAGGGGACATAGACAGCGTCATCCACGTGGTTGACCCCTTCAGGGCCAGCCCAGTCAAGGAGGCCGCTGTGACATACTTCAGGCTTCACGGAATTGGGCGAGGGGAGGTCAACTACAGGTACAAGTACAAGGAGGAGGACCTGAGGGCCCTGTGCGAGAAGGTTCGCGAGCCCGCGGCCAGAGGTGACGCCTATGTCATGTTCAACAACGTCTACATGAAGGACGATGCCCAGGCGTTCCTAGGCCTCTGCAAACAGGTGTTATAGAGGCCGCGACCGCTCAACAACTTTGTCTCTCGACCTCTACTAACCGCTCTTGACGCCCAACAGGTCCTTCAGTACCGTGCCTTCCCTCAGGACGAGGACCATCTTTGACTGGTCCCTCAGGACCTTGATGTCATCTAGCGGGTTCCCGTCAACCACTATTAGGTCCGCCAGGTAGCCCTTGTCTATCACGCCCGCCCTGCCCTCCAGGCCAGCCGCTGTGGCCGCGTTCCTGGTCGCCGCTATCAGGGCCTCCACAGGCGCCATGCCGACTTTCTCAACGAATATCTCTATCTCCTCAGCGTTCTCGCCATGCCTGCCGACGCCGCCCGAGAAGTCGGTCCCGGTGGCCATCTTAACGCCCATCCTGTAGGCCCTCTTGATGTTCTCAAGGTGTATGTCCGACAGCTCAGCTATCTTCCTCAAGCCCCACTCCGGGACCCCCAGCCTCTGGCCCTCCTGGAGAAGCCTGTAGTCAATGGCGAACGTGGGGACGCAGAGGGCGCCTGCCCTGATCACCTCCTGGGCCGCCTCCTCATCCATCAGGTCGCAGTGGGCTATGACCTTAACCCCAGCCCTGGCCGCGTTGATTATGCCCGCCTTGCCCTCAGCGTGGGCGTGAACCCACCTGCCCGCCGCCCTGGCCTCGTCAACTATGGCGCCAAGCTCCTCGAGGGTGAACTGCCTGTACTCTGGCCTGTCCCTCTGGCTCAGCACGCCCCCTGACGCCATGACCTTTATGAAGTCGGCCCCCTCCCTCATGGCGTACCTGGCGGCCTTCCTGCACTCGTCAGGGCCGTCGCATATCAGGGACGCAAACGGCGTGATCTTCCTCGTGGTCCTGTAGTCAACCCACTCGACGGGGAGGTAGTGGACGTCCCCGTGCCCGAAGGTCTGGCTGAGGACAGGGCCTGCCGCCACAACCCTCGGGCCGACTATAGTCCCCTCCTTGACCGCGTCCCTCAGGTGAAGCCCTACTATGCTGCCCGCGTCAACAACAGTCGTGAAGCCGCTCCTGGCCAGGGCCTCCAGGTCCCTGACGGCCCTGGCGAAGAACACCCCTATGGGCGTCAAGAGGTCCTCCTCTATCCTGCCGCTCCTTGACCCCGTCAGGTGAAGGTGAGCGTCTATGAGGCCAGGCATGAGGAACTTGCCCCTTAGGTCTATGACCTCGGCCTCCGCTGGGACGCTGACCTCGCCCCTTGTGCCAACGTCGCTTATCTCGCTCCCCTTGACCACAACCGTGCCCCTGAAGGGCTGCCTCCCAGTTCCGTCAAATATGAGCCCGTCGTAGAGGACCAGAGGCCTTCCCGCGGACAAGGTCCTACCCCTCTGGGGCGGTGAGCATTACATTTTTAAGTTAAGCCGGCCTCGGGGCCTGCGTGGCACATCACGCCTCTCAGGCGATGGCTACTTCCCTCATCGGCCCTGTGCTTAACGGGGTCGCAAGGTAAAAGGCTTGCTGGCGCTACGCTGCCTGCTCTCCTGGTCTAGCCGCGGCGACCCCCTTGTTACCTATAAAGCCGTCAACCCTTTGCGCCACAGCGGTGAAGACCTATGGCACTGAGAAGGCCCTCTTACGTCGGGTCGCTCTTAACGTCGGCTATCGTTATTGCGCTGGCCGTCCTGGTCACCTACTTCCTTGTCGAATACAAGCTGATACCTGGGACCTATGAGAAATATCTATACGGCGTCGTCTGGCTGGTCGCCGGCGTCCTCGTCACGCACATAGTTAGCTCAAGGATCAGGGCTTCGCTGGCCCCAACTATAGGGGCCGCTAACGCCTCCTCCGTCGCCTTTGTTGCGAGGCTCGTGGGGTATATCATTGTGATCATAGGGTTCCTCGCCATAGTCAGGGTGAGCGTAGCTGAGGCCTTGGCGGCAGGCGGCTTCACGGGCCTAGTCCTAGGGCTGGCGTCGCAGTTCGTGCTATCAAACATCATAGGGGGCATCACAATAATCGTCACGAAGCCCTACAGGGTCGGCGACAG from uncultured Acidilobus sp. JCHS includes the following:
- a CDS encoding putative membrane protein, with translation MNKERLAGYLTTIGVVQFLLLLIVAEAIYPGYSVSHNYISDLGNPSYEPTTPHAAIFNSSVGLLGVLLMVAGALFLTLRPRLDKVLGAMVFLAGLGALGVGLFPEGSPYHLHTVFSLITFLFASLSSYPASVRRRGGSPLWGILGTIGLIALVLFVMGYYAGLGWGGMERLIVYPNLAWALGFGASLATAEAGRASP
- a CDS encoding Imidazolonepropionase, amidohydrolase-like, yielding MSAGRPLVLYDGLIFDGTGRQPFRGTVVVKGSEISDVGTRGEVSVPAEAEVIDLRGKFLMPGLIDAHLHLTGSRSGRIEEDLLTPIGVFFARAVRDLEALARSGFTTVVDAGSIVGLHLRDAVKEGTIVGPRVVAAGPVLSQTFGHGDVHYLPVEWVDYRTTRKITPFASLICDGPDECRKAARYAMREGADFIKVMASGGVLSQRDRPEYRQFTLEELGAIVDEARAAGRWVHAHAEGKAGIINAARAGVKVIAHCDLMDEEAAQEVIRAGALCVPTFAIDYRLLQEGQRLGVPEWGLRKIAELSDIHLENIKRAYRMGVKMATGTDFSGGVGRHGENAEEIEIFVEKVGMAPVEALIAATRNAATAAGLEGRAGVIDKGYLADLIVVDGNPLDDIKVLRDQSKMVLVLREGTVLKDLLGVKSG
- a CDS encoding Zn-dependent hydrolase, including glyoxylase, coding for MSQVVSGVYRVLIPETYGNAYVVVRGGRAVIVDTGIPGKAQAILNSLQSAGLSPSSVDAIVLTHFHLDHSGSAKELRAATGAKVYVHEADAPYLQGLQPPPFPKEAPREALEAYRFFKPVRPDFLLKDGDEVAGLRVIHIPGHTPGSIALYDGALLFSGDTLNVREGRVQGPPPQYTADVRQAIASVRKLLSLKFDVLLPGHGDPVVGRASEKALQDLADLLKG
- a CDS encoding Transcription initiation factor TFIIIB, Brf1 subunit/Transcription initiation factor TFIIB, with the protein product MIEDDGRLVCPVCAYVMEDSLISDGPEWRFFSGSGVKGLERASLTNDPLMHDYGVGVHRFVMNRGRSVLNRIRPIRTRFSGPHPIMKGENAAVELFVRANEVASHFELPQSAQNLLGTILHRYTEKVKRFSGREKTQVLAAALEKVVEVLNLGISKGEIKAYFEIDDNDLWEGMRKLNETGALDVLKYVEADKYRNSTDRVLERTLTYTLRILSALNLPQSLSTQALDFVRKSLGVAGKTPYGKKPEALAAAAVYLVARLNGYEVSQTDVANVVNLKESTVRKLYRFLMDGMVVVVDV
- a CDS encoding Gar1/Naf1 RNA binding region, with protein sequence MGTIAPRVRLVRLGPIRSTPRSLLVLRVGDLDPRGFRRGLVVLTGDGRRVGTTYDVIGGVRSPYVVVRLDPGVEVRGDEELYVALRPSPPSRGRRRR